The Panicum hallii strain FIL2 chromosome 9, PHallii_v3.1, whole genome shotgun sequence genome has a window encoding:
- the LOC112877217 gene encoding flavonoid 3',5'-hydroxylase 1-like gives MQLAELCTDPVVLSCAFLCLLLHLALRSSSGRGRGRLPPGPPGLPILGALPLVGPAPHAGLAALARRYGPIMYLRMGTAGVVVASSPAAARTFLKALDARYANRPAVASAADITYGCQNMVFANYGPRWKLMRKLASVHLLGARALADWACVRREEAGHLLRGVAEAAAAGRPVVVPEVLVCALANIVGQITVSRRVFDAQGDESNSYKDMIVSLLTGAGLFNISDFVPALARLDLQGVQAKLRRIHCQFDGLITKLLAEHAATAADRARRGRQDFVDRLRASMDAGADDESGETITEVNIKGLIFDMFTAGTDTSSIIVEWAMAEMLKNPSVMARAQEELDRVVGRGRRLEESDLPALPYLQAVCKEAMRLHPSTPLSLPHFSFDACDDVEGYRVPANTRLLVNIWAIGRDPATWEAPLEFRPERFLPGGAAEKVDPLGNYFELIPFGAGRRICAGKLAGMVFVQYFLGTLLHAFEWRLPDGEEKLDMGETFGLALPKAVPLRAVVTPRLVPEAYA, from the exons ATGCAGCTCGCCGAGCTCTGCACCGACCCCGTCGTGCTCTCCTGCGccttcctctgcctcctcctgcacctcgcgctccgctcctcctccggccgcggccgcggccgcctcccGCCGGGGCCGCCTGGCCTCCCCATCCTCGGCGCGCTCCCGCTCGTCGGCCCGGCCCCGCACGCCGGGCTTGCCGCGCTGGCGCGCCGGTACGGCCCCATCATGTACCTCAGGATGGGCACGGCCGGCGTGGTGGTGGCGTCGtcccccgccgcggcgcgcACGTTCCTCAAGGCGCTGGACGCGCGGTACGCCAACCGGCCCGCGGTGGCGAGCGCCGCGGACATCACGTACGGGTGCCAGAACATGGTGTTCGCCAACTACGGGCCCAGGTGGAAGCTGATGCGGAAGCTGGCCAGCGTGCACCTGCTCGgggcgcgcgcgctcgcggaCTGGGCGTGCGTGCGCCGCGAGGAGGCGGGCCACCTGCTGCGCggggtggccgaggcggcggcggccgggcggcccGTCGTCGTGCCGGAGGTGCTCGTGTGCGCGCTCGCCAACATCGTCGGGCAGATCACCGTCAGCAGGCGGGTGTTCGACGCGCAGGGGGACGAGTCCAACAG CTACAAGGACATGATCGTGTCGCTGCTGACGGGCGCGGGCCTGTTCAACATCAGCGACTTCGTGCCGGCGCTGGCGCGGCTGGACCTGCAGGGCGTGCAGGCGAAGCTGCGGCGGATCCACTGCCAGTTCGACGGCCTCATCACCAAGCTGCTGGCGGAGcacgcggcgacggcggccgacCGCGCGCGCCGGGGCCGCCAGGACTTCGTCGACAGGCTCCGCGCCAGCATGGACGCCGGCGCCGACGACGAGAGCGGCGAGACCATCACCGAGGTCAACATCAAGGGCCTCATCTTC GACATGTTCACAGCGGGCACGGACACGTCGTCGATCATCGTGGAGTGGGCGATGGCGGAGATGCTCAAGAACCCGTCGGTGATggcgcgcgcgcaggaggagCTGGACCGCGTGGtcggccgcgggcgccggctGGAGGAGTCGGACCTGCCGGCGCTCCCGTACCTGCAGGCCGTCTGCAAGGAGGCGATGCGGCTCCACCCGTCGACGCCGCTCAGCCTCCCGCACTTCTCCTTCGACGCCTGCGACGACGTCGAGGGCTACCGCGTCCCGGCCAACACCCGCCTGCTCGTCAACATCTGGGCCATCGGCCGGGACCCGGCCACGTGGGAGGCGCCGCTCGAGTTCCGCCCCGAGCGGTTCCtccccggcggcgcggcggagaaGGTGGACCCGCTCGGGAACTACTTCGAGCTCATCCCGTTCGGCGCCggccggaggatctgcgccggGAAGCTGGCCGGGATGGTGTTCGTGCAGTACTTCCTCGGCACGCTGCTGCACGCGTTCGAGTGGCGCCTGCCGGATGGGGAGGAGAAGCTGGACATGGGCGAGACCTTCGGGCTCGCGCTGCCCAAGGCCGTGCCGCTCCGCGCCGTCGTCACGCCGCGCCTCGTGCCGGAGGCCTACGCGTGA
- the LOC112877633 gene encoding peroxidase 2-like → MATAATSLKMPVLAALLLLLAVACRASPYYPLELGYYRYKCPQAETIVKTVMEKAIGQNPGNGAALIRMLFHDCFVEGCDASVLLDPTPFSPTPEKLSPPNNPSLRGFELIDAIKDALEAACPGVVSCADIIAFAARDASYFLSHGRVYFDMPAGRLDGTFSNASEPLKFLVPPTSNLSALISSFVVKGMSVEDLVVLSGAHTVGRSHCSSFVPDRLAVPSDINPGLAGFLRGRCPANPTSSDDPTVMQDVVTPNDMDNQFYKNVLSHTVLFTSDAALLTSPETAKLVVDHAKIPGWWEDRFKKAMVKMASIQVKTGYQGQVRKNCRAINHY, encoded by the exons ATGGCCACTGCTGCTACTTCATTGAAGATGCCCGTTTTGGCCGCACTCTTGCTGCTCCTAGCCGTGGCGTGCCGGGCCAGCCCGTACTACCCTCTGGAGCTTGGGTACTACCGTTACAAGTGCCCCCAGGCCGAGACCATTGTGAAGACTGTCATGGAGAAGGCCATCGGCCAGAACCCCGGCAATGGCGCCGCCCTCATCCGGATGCTCTTCCACGACTGCTTCGTCGAG GGCTGTGATGCTTCCGTGCTTCTGGACCCGACCCCGTTCAGCCCGACGCCGGAGAAGCTCAGCCCGCCCAACAACCCGAGCCTGCGCGGCTTCGAGCTGATCGACGCGATCAAGGACGCGCTCGAGGCTGCCTGCCCCGGAGTCGTCTCCTGCGCCGACATCATCGCCTTCGCGGCCCGCGACGCGTCCTACTTCCTGAGCCACGGCAGGGTCTACTTCGACATGCCGGCGGGCCGCCTCGACGGCACCTTCTCCAACGCCTCCGAGCCGCTCAAGTTCCTGGTCCCGCCGACGTCCAACCTCAGCGCCCTCATCTCCAGCTTCGTCGTCAAGGGGATGTCGGTGGAGGACCTGGTCGTCCTCTCCGGCGCGCACACCGTCGGCCGGTCCCACTGCTCGTCCTTCGTCCCCGATCGCCTCGCCGTCCCCTCCGACATCAACCCGGGGCTGGCTGGGTTCCTCAGGGGCCGCTGCCCGGCCAACCCGACGAGCAGCGACGACCCGACGGTGATGCAGGACGTGGTGACGCCCAACGACATGGACAACCAGTTCTACAAGAACGTGCTGTCGCACACCGTGCTGTTCACCTCCGACGCGGCGCTCCTGACGTCGCCGGAGACTGCCAAGCTGGTGGTGGACCACGCCAAGATCCCCGGGTGGTGGGAGGACAGGTTCAAGAAGGCCATGGTCAAGATGGCCAGCATCCAAGTGAAGACCGGGTACCAGGGGCAGGTAAGGAAGAACTGCAGAGCGATCAACCACTACTAG
- the LOC112877540 gene encoding uncharacterized protein LOC112877540, with amino-acid sequence MGSEGPSPVTVHVTGFKRFHGVADNPTERIVRNLQSFVEKRGLPKGLVLGSCTVLEAAGQGALGPLYELLESTVLGREYGLSNQDRVILLHFGANSGSHRFALENQAVNEATFRCPDELGWKPQRVPIMSSDGSILHARQTTLPVKEISKSLQQMGYDVTPSDDAGRFVCNYVYYHSLRFAEKHGIRSLFVHFPLFLSIDEEVQMQFVASLLEVLVSLKLQ; translated from the exons ATGGGTTCCGAGGGGCCTTCTCCCGTCACCGTTCACGTGACCGGATTCAAGAGGTTTCATGGAGTCGCAGACAACCCGACCGAGAGAATCGTGCGCAATCTCCAGTCATTCGTGGAGAAGAGAGGGCTGCCCAAGGGACTTGTGCTTGGAAGCTGCACTGTCCTTGAGGCGGCCGGGCAGGGTGCACTTGGTCCTTTGTATGAATTGTTGGAGTCAACTGTCCTTGGCCGGGAATATGGATTGTCGAATCAGGACCGAGTAATTCTG CTCCATTTTGGAGCCAACAGTGGTTCACATAGGTTTGCTCTTGAGAATCAAGCTGTTAATGAAGCTACTTTCCGTTGCCCTGATGAGCTAGGGTGGAAACCGCAG AGGGTTCCTATCATGTCATCGGACGGAAGCATCTTGCATGCAAGACAG ACTACACTGCCAGTGAAGGAAATAAGTAAATCTCTCCAACAAATGGGATATGATGTGACGCCTTCAGATGACGCTGGTCGATTTGTGTGCAACTATGTCTATTACCACTCTCTTAGGTTTGCAGAGAAACACGGTATCAGATCACTCTTCGTTCATTTCCCCCTCTTCTTGTCAATTGATGAGGAAGTTCAGATGCAATTTGTTGCTTCCCTTCTTGAAGTCCTCGTTTCCTTGAAATTACAGTAA
- the LOC112877635 gene encoding peroxidase 2-like, whose translation MAASFRLAVAVTCALVLVTACQGLQVGYYKKSCPRVEHIVRDEVKKFVYKNAGIGAGLIRMLFHDCFVQGCDGSVLLDPTPANPQPEKLSPPNFPSLRGFEVIDAAKDAVEKACPGTVSCADIVAFAARDAAYFLSRFYVKIDMPAGRLDGRVSNASEALDFLPPPVFNITDLVGSFAAKGLDTEDMVVLSGAHTIGRSHCSSFVPDRLAAPSDINASFANLLRRRCPANPTPGNDPTVNQDFVTPNALDNQYYKNVLAHKVLFTSDAALLTTPATAKMVLDNANIPGWWEGKFKKAFVKMSQIEVKTGMQGEVRKNCRVVN comes from the exons ATGGCTGCTTCGTTCAGGCTCGCCGTGGCGGTGACATGCGCTTTGGTTCTGGTGACGGCGTGCCAGGGCTTGCAGGTGGGTTACTACAAGAAGAGCTGCCCCCGCGTGGAGCACATTGTCAGGGACGAGGTGAAGAAGTTCGTCTACAAGAACGCCGGGATCGGCGCCGGCCTCATCCGCATGCTCTTCCACGACTGCTTCGTCCAG GGATGTGACGGCTCCGTGCTCCTGGACCCGACGCCGGCGAACCCGCAGCCGGAGAAGCTGAGCCCGCCCAACTTCCCCAGCCTGCGCGGCTTCGAGGTGATCGACGCTGCCAAGGACGCCGTCGAGAAGGCCTGCCCGGGCACGGTCTCCTGCGCGGACATCGTCGCCTTCGCCGCCCGCGATGCCGCCTACTTCCTCAGCAGGTTCTACGTGAAGATCGACatgcccgccggccgcctcgaCGGGCGCGTCTCCAACGCCTCCGAGGCCCTGGACTTCCTGCCGCCGCCCGTCTTCAACATCACCGACCTCGTCGGCAGCTTCGCCGCCAAGGGGCTCGACACCGAGGACATGGTCGTGCTCTCGGGCGCCCACACCATTGGCCGCTCCCACTGCTCGTCCTTCGTCCCCGACCGCCTCGCCGCCCCCTCCGACATCAATGCCTCGTTTGCCAACTTGCTAAGGAGGCGGTGCCCCGCCAACCCGACCCCGGGCAACGACCCCACCGTGAACCAGGACTTCGTCACCCCCAACGCGCTCGACAACCAGTACTACAAGAATGTGCTGGCGCACAAGGTGCTCTTCACGTCGGACGCCGCGCTGCTCAccacgccggcgacggccaagatGGTGCTTGACAACGCCAACATCCCCGGGTGGTGGGAGGGCAAGTTCAAGAAGGCCTTCGTCAAGATGTCCCAAATCGAGGTGAAGACCGGCATGCAGGGCGAGGTCAGGAAGAATTGCAGGGTCGTCAACTAA
- the LOC112876225 gene encoding peroxidase 2-like, giving the protein MASKAAAALSCALLVVAAAGYYTPPSPGACGLKVGYYHDRCPKAEAIVKRVVGDAVRRNPGVGAGLIRMLFHDCFVEGCDASVLLDPTPANPQPEKLGAPNNPSLRGFEVIDAAKAALERACPGVVSCADIVAFAARDASSSLGGGRGVDFDMPAGRLDGRVSVASRTLDFLPPPTFNLSELVGSFAAKGLGVEDMVVLSGAHTVGRSHCSSFVPDRLAAPSDISPSLAASLRGQCPASPSSGNDPTVVQDAVTPDTLDNQYYKNVLARRVLFTSDAALLTSPATARMVSDNANIPGWWEDRFKKAMVKMASVEVKTGRNQGEVRRNCRAVN; this is encoded by the exons ATGGCGAGCAAGGCGGCCGCCGCGCTCTCGTGCGCGTTGCTGGTCGTAGCAGCGGCTGGCTACTACACTCCTCCCAGCCCCGGCGCCTGCGGGCTCAAGGTGGGGTACTACCACGACAGGTGCCCGAAAGCCGAGGCCATCGTCAAGCGCGTCGTCGGAGACGCCGTCCGCCGGAACCCCGGCGTCGGCGCCGGGCTCATCCGCATGCTCTTCCACGACTGCTTCGTCGAG GGCTGCGACGCCTCCGTCCTCCTGGACCCGACGCCGGCCAACCCGCAGCCGGAGAAGCTCGGCGCGCCGAACAACCCCAGCCTCCGCGGCTTCGAGGTCATCGACGCCGCCAAGGCCGCGCTGGAGCGTGCCTGCCCGGGCGTCGTCTCCTGCGCGGACATCGTCGCCTTCGCCGCCCGCGACGCGTCCTCCTCCCTCGGCGGCGGTCGCGGGGTCGACTTCGACatgcccgccggccgcctcgaCGGGCGCGTCTCTGTCGCCTCCCGCACGCTCGACTTCCTCCCGCCGCCGACCTTCAACCTCTCCGAGCTCGTGGGCAGCTTCGCCGCCAAGGGCCTCGGCGTCGAGGACATGGTCGTGCTCTCGGGCGCGCACACCGTCGGCCGCTCCCACTGCTCGTCCTTCGTCCCCGACCGCCTCGCCGCCCCCTCCGACATCAGCCCGTCGCTCGCCGCGTCCCTGAGGGGCCAGTGCCCGGCGAGCCCGAGCTCCGGCAACGACCCCACCGTGGTGCAGGACGCCGTGACGCCGGACACGCTGGACAACCAGTACTACAAGAACGTGCTGGCGCGGCGGGTGCTCTTCACGTCCGACGCGGCGCTCCTCacgtcgccggcgacggcgaggatgGTGTCGGACAACGCCAACATCCCCGGGTGGTGGGAGGACAGGTTCAAGAAGGCCATGGTGAAGATGGCCAGCGTCGAGGTGAAGACCGGCCGTAACCAGGGCGAGGTCAGGAGGAACTGCCGGGCTGTCAACTAG
- the LOC112877634 gene encoding peroxidase 2-like, with product MATALRLAVAVTCAFLVLASACQGLEVGYYKKSCPRVEHIVRAEVKKFVYKNAGIGAGLIRLLFHDCFVQGCDGSVLLDPTPANPQPEKLSPPNFPSLRGFEVIDAAKDAVEKACPGTVSCADIVAFAARDAAYFLSRLRVKINMPAGRLDGRVSNASEALDNLPPPFFNVTELVDAFAAKGLDAEDMVVLSGAHTVGRAHCSSFVPDRLAAPSDIDAGFANVLRRRCPADPAPGNDPTVNQDLATPNAFDNQYYKDVLAHKVLFTSDAALLTAPETAKMVRDNAYIPGWWEDKFKAAFVKMSRVEVKTGKQGEIRKNCRVVNHA from the exons atggCTACTGCGTTGAGGCTCGCGGTGGCTGTGACATGCGCCTTCTTGGTGCTGGCGTCGGCGTGCCAGGGCCTGGAGGTGGGCTACTACAAGAAGAGCTGCCCCCGCGTGGAGCACATCGTCAGGGCCGAGGTGAAGAAGTTCGTCTACAAGAACGCCGGCATCGGCGCCGGCCTCATCCGCCTGCTCTTCCACGACTGCTTCGTCCAG GGATGTGACGGATCCGTCCTCCTGGACCCGACGCCGGCGAACCCGCAGCCGGAGAAGCTGAGCCCGCCCAACTTCCCCAGCCTGCGGGGCTTCGAGGTGATCGACGCGGCCAAGGACGCCGTCGAGAAGGCCTGCCCGGGCACGGTCTCCTGCGCGGACATCGTCGCCTTCGCCGCCCGCGACGCCGCCTACTTCCTCAGCAGGCTCAGGGTCAAGATCAACATGCCCGCGGGCCGCCTCGACGGGCGCGTCTCCAACGCCTCGGAGGCCCTCGACAACCTGCCGCCTCCCTTCTTCAACGTCACCGAGCTCGTCGATGCCTTCGCTGCCAAGGGGCTCGACGCCGAGGACATGGTCGTGCTCTCCGGCGCGCACACCGTCGGGCGCGCCCACTGCTCGTCCTTCGTCCCCGACCGCCTCGCCGCCCCCTCCGACATCGACGCGGGGTTCGCCAACGTGCTGAGGAGGCGGTGCCCCGCCGACCCGGCCCCGGGCAACGACCCCACCGTGAACCAGGACCTCGCCACCCCCAACGCGTTCGACAACCAGTACTACAAGGACGTGCTGGCCCACAAGGTGCTCTTCACGTCCGACGCCGCGCTGCTCACCGCGCCGGAGACGGCCAAGATGGTGCGCGACAACGCCTACATCCCCGGGTGGTGGGAGGACAAGTTCAAAGCCGCATTCGTCAAGATGTCACGGGTGGAGGTGAAGACCGGCAAGCAGGGCGAGATCAGGAAGAACTGCAGGGTCGTCAACCATGCATGA